One stretch of Chroococcidiopsis sp. CCMEE 29 DNA includes these proteins:
- a CDS encoding DNA repair helicase XPB has translation MSYVPENALIIQSDRSVLLEVHSSRAEAARAAIAPFAELIKSPEHIHTYQISPLSIWNARAAGMPVADMIAALREHAKYPMPEAVAQEIEALGSRYGLTVIERENGHLLLKMADLPLAELLSRNQDVFEYLGDRRSDLVFEVDAAHRGVLKQALLVAGYPAEDLAGYVEGDALEFQLRSVDQFGAFFWLRDYQKEAAEAFYQAGSVRGGSGVIVLPCGAGKTMVGLAAMAAVQENTLVLTSSLTSVRQWKRELLDKTTLPEDAISEYSGQTKQTGPVTLATYQILSYRSSKDGGFPHFQLFKARSWGLIIYDEVHLLPAPIFRITAELQARRRLGLTATLIREDGKEGDVFALIGPKRYDVPWRELEGQGFIAAAECTEIRVPQDSDRQMEYALADKRYQFRIAAENPRKYDVVRSLLQREAGHRILIIGEYLDQLKHIAQLTGLPTVTGKTSQRERDQLYEQFRSGAISGLILSRVGNFALDLPDADVLIQVSGKYGSRQEEAQRLGRILRPKVDGHSAQFYTLVSLRTCEEEFARHRQLFLAEQGYSYRIEIMADLAPTP, from the coding sequence ATGTCCTACGTTCCGGAAAACGCTTTAATTATTCAAAGCGATCGCTCCGTGTTGCTGGAAGTCCATTCGTCGCGTGCAGAGGCTGCCCGTGCAGCGATCGCGCCGTTTGCTGAACTGATCAAAAGCCCGGAACACATTCACACCTATCAGATCTCACCCCTGAGTATCTGGAATGCGCGGGCGGCAGGAATGCCCGTTGCAGACATGATTGCCGCGCTGCGGGAACATGCCAAGTATCCAATGCCCGAAGCAGTGGCTCAGGAAATTGAGGCACTTGGCAGTCGTTACGGTCTAACGGTGATTGAACGCGAGAACGGACATCTGCTGCTGAAAATGGCAGACCTGCCGTTAGCAGAATTGCTGAGTCGCAATCAGGATGTCTTTGAGTATTTGGGCGATCGCCGTTCTGATTTAGTATTTGAAGTCGATGCCGCTCATCGGGGTGTGCTCAAGCAGGCACTTCTGGTTGCTGGTTATCCTGCAGAGGATCTAGCAGGTTATGTGGAAGGCGATGCGCTGGAGTTCCAGTTGCGATCGGTCGATCAGTTCGGTGCATTCTTTTGGTTACGGGACTATCAGAAAGAGGCGGCAGAAGCATTTTACCAGGCTGGCAGCGTTCGGGGCGGCAGTGGGGTAATTGTGCTCCCCTGTGGAGCTGGAAAAACGATGGTCGGGCTGGCAGCGATGGCAGCCGTGCAAGAAAATACACTTGTTCTCACCAGCAGTCTAACCTCCGTGCGGCAATGGAAGCGAGAATTGCTGGACAAAACTACGCTGCCAGAAGACGCGATCTCCGAATACAGCGGCCAAACTAAACAAACCGGACCTGTCACTCTGGCGACGTATCAAATCCTCAGCTACCGCTCCAGCAAAGATGGTGGTTTTCCTCACTTTCAGCTGTTCAAGGCCCGTTCCTGGGGCTTGATCATCTACGATGAAGTGCATTTGCTGCCTGCCCCCATTTTCCGCATCACGGCAGAACTGCAAGCCCGTCGTCGATTAGGGTTAACCGCCACACTGATCCGAGAGGATGGGAAGGAAGGCGATGTGTTTGCGCTGATTGGACCTAAACGCTACGATGTACCCTGGCGGGAACTGGAAGGACAGGGCTTTATCGCAGCAGCCGAATGTACAGAAATTCGTGTGCCGCAGGATAGCGATCGCCAGATGGAATATGCTCTGGCAGACAAACGATATCAGTTCCGCATTGCGGCTGAAAATCCGCGTAAGTATGACGTGGTACGATCGCTGTTGCAACGGGAAGCCGGACACCGCATCCTCATCATTGGAGAATACCTGGATCAACTGAAACACATTGCGCAGTTGACAGGTCTGCCCACCGTTACAGGCAAAACGTCACAACGGGAACGAGATCAGTTGTATGAACAGTTTCGTTCTGGAGCAATCTCAGGACTAATTTTGTCACGGGTGGGCAATTTTGCCCTAGATCTGCCCGATGCGGATGTGTTGATTCAGGTTTCTGGAAAATACGGCTCTCGTCAGGAGGAAGCTCAACGATTAGGGCGAATCCTGCGTCCCAAAGTCGATGGTCACAGTGCCCAGTTTTACACGCTGGTTTCTCTGCGCACCTGCGAAGAGGAGTTTGCCCGTCATCGCCAACTCTTTCTGGCAGAGCAGGGCTACAGCTATCGCATTGAAATTATGGCTGATCTTGCTCCGACACCATGA
- a CDS encoding tyrosine-type recombinase/integrase — protein sequence MTLSPNPKKSLLKVIPAQSTTSGQLTKADKTEDLRLAWIEQFLRASNLAKNSQKTYRIELKRFVAWSNKAWADVTARDIARFKHYLMSECKTPKGKPLMPASVNQALAALKSFYSWFQSSGYMDLTAVLPTAAVKFEKLGKPLPKNLSDEQMEAISVVVEQGNDEIQVRDRALLAILTHGLRAGDISALNVGNYDGIRLRFFRDKDNSEALVPLRQAAREQIDIYLQWRREQTEVLTNESPLLLSHDLRTPGQRLGYQGIYYFVKERLGKAAGISNLTPHRFRHTYAANLVEMGIDTLLARSLTGHSSERVFQRYIEGKRLAAAQTAFYQAIGEEPLIQEYET from the coding sequence ATGACGCTCTCCCCCAACCCCAAGAAGTCGCTGCTCAAAGTCATTCCGGCTCAATCAACTACTTCTGGGCAACTAACTAAGGCAGACAAGACTGAAGATCTGCGATTAGCGTGGATTGAACAGTTCCTGCGAGCTAGTAACCTGGCAAAGAATTCGCAGAAAACGTACCGGATAGAGCTCAAACGCTTCGTTGCCTGGAGTAACAAAGCCTGGGCTGATGTCACTGCCAGAGATATTGCCCGATTCAAACACTATTTGATGAGTGAGTGTAAGACTCCTAAAGGCAAGCCACTGATGCCTGCATCCGTCAATCAAGCACTCGCTGCTTTAAAGAGTTTTTATAGCTGGTTCCAGTCATCCGGCTACATGGATTTAACTGCCGTATTGCCAACCGCTGCTGTCAAGTTTGAGAAACTGGGCAAGCCGCTGCCCAAAAATCTCAGCGACGAACAAATGGAAGCGATCTCTGTTGTGGTTGAACAGGGAAATGACGAAATTCAAGTACGCGATCGCGCACTGCTGGCAATCCTCACTCATGGGCTAAGGGCTGGGGATATTTCCGCCTTGAATGTGGGCAACTACGACGGCATTCGACTGAGATTTTTTCGGGACAAGGACAACTCGGAAGCGCTCGTTCCTTTAAGGCAAGCAGCCAGAGAGCAAATCGATATCTATTTGCAGTGGCGACGGGAGCAAACAGAAGTCCTGACCAATGAAAGTCCTTTGCTGTTGTCACATGATTTGCGCACTCCTGGTCAGCGGCTGGGCTACCAGGGGATCTACTACTTTGTGAAGGAAAGATTGGGTAAGGCAGCAGGCATTTCCAATTTGACACCGCATCGATTTCGCCATACTTACGCTGCGAATTTGGTGGAGATGGGAATTGATACCTTGCTGGCTAGAAGTTTAACTGGGCATAGTTCAGAGCGGGTGTTCCAGCGATACATCGAGGGCAAGCGGTTGGCAGCAGCCCAGACGGCTTTTTATCAAGCGATTGGGGAAGAGCCTCTGATTCAAGAGTATGAAACATGA
- a CDS encoding antitoxin Xre/MbcA/ParS toxin-binding domain-containing protein — MNRLLEHIVLAAHDPASGRFDALRLAKALNLTTKEMADILHRTPRGLLKNPDSQQLQSQMARLVRMITQLRELLDGSMEYVQIWLRAPHPDLEGRTPLSYLIEGKPEVVEALIYAYEVGQPG, encoded by the coding sequence GTGAATCGACTACTTGAGCACATCGTTTTAGCTGCTCATGACCCGGCTAGTGGGCGCTTTGATGCCCTGCGGTTGGCAAAGGCTCTTAATCTGACAACCAAGGAAATGGCTGACATCCTCCACCGCACACCCCGCGGATTGCTCAAAAACCCAGATTCGCAGCAGCTGCAAAGTCAGATGGCTAGACTAGTGAGGATGATTACGCAATTACGCGAGCTATTAGATGGCTCAATGGAGTACGTGCAGATCTGGCTACGAGCACCTCATCCTGACTTGGAGGGACGCACGCCGCTGTCCTACTTGATTGAAGGTAAACCAGAGGTGGTCGAGGCACTAATTTACGCTTACGAAGTTGGTCAACCTGGTTAG
- a CDS encoding RES family NAD+ phosphorylase, with product MLTGSDLSEALASLPVQAHSGVAYRLIHAKYAGSALSSIGSLKFGGRYNPPQAFEALYLASNPIAALQEVNAVVQTETGLLGVKGPPRILLSVDYQLQTILDICHPENQSVLETNLSELIAPWRPLNAEGIMAPTQMLGTAAYNLQSIEALKVPSARDLNTYNLVVFVNRLWANSSLRVYDDSGIIDAQLP from the coding sequence ATGCTGACGGGTAGCGACTTAAGTGAAGCTTTGGCTAGTCTACCAGTCCAGGCTCACTCAGGAGTTGCTTATCGGCTCATTCATGCTAAATACGCTGGTAGCGCTCTATCATCGATTGGTTCTCTCAAGTTTGGTGGCAGATACAATCCACCCCAGGCTTTTGAAGCACTATACCTAGCTAGCAATCCGATCGCGGCGTTGCAAGAAGTCAATGCTGTCGTCCAAACCGAAACTGGGCTGCTGGGGGTCAAAGGACCGCCACGTATTCTGCTATCGGTTGACTACCAACTACAAACGATTCTAGACATTTGTCATCCAGAGAATCAAAGCGTTTTAGAAACGAATTTGTCCGAACTTATCGCTCCTTGGCGACCGCTCAACGCTGAAGGAATTATGGCACCAACTCAAATGCTTGGTACTGCTGCCTACAATCTTCAAAGTATCGAAGCTTTAAAAGTTCCCTCAGCCCGCGACCTAAATACTTATAACCTTGTTGTTTTTGTCAATCGCCTCTGGGCTAACAGTTCCTTACGGGTCTATGATGACTCTGGGATCATCGATGCACAACTTCCTTAA
- a CDS encoding IS630 family transposase codes for MKLKDARHLSAKAQEALRYRVVNAVESGMSKSEAARVFNVSRTAVHNWTKVVASSGATSLKARKRGPRASSRLLPHQAATAVRLMEQKCPDALGLPFYLWTREAVQQFLAQRYELSVSVWTIGRYLKKWGFTPQKPLRRAYEQDRKAVQYWLETEYPQICRKAHQEKAQIHWGDEMGVRSDYQAGRSYGRTGQTPVVLGTGKRFSCNMISTITNRGKLYFKLFTQRFDAALMLDFLRRLIRQCDQKVFLIVDSHPVHRSHVVKSWVERHAARIRLFFLPSYSPELNPNELLNHDVKANAVGRQRPRNQTQMINNIRSYLRSTQRHPNVVQNFFHEKHVAYAAA; via the coding sequence ATGAAACTCAAAGACGCTCGCCATCTGTCAGCCAAAGCTCAAGAAGCACTTCGCTACCGAGTGGTAAATGCAGTCGAGAGCGGTATGAGTAAATCAGAAGCAGCGCGTGTTTTCAACGTTTCGCGTACAGCAGTGCATAACTGGACAAAAGTGGTAGCTTCCAGCGGTGCGACATCGTTGAAAGCAAGAAAGCGTGGTCCTCGTGCTAGCTCACGTCTGCTCCCCCATCAAGCGGCAACAGCAGTGAGGTTAATGGAGCAAAAGTGTCCAGACGCTTTAGGATTACCATTTTACTTATGGACACGCGAAGCAGTGCAACAGTTTTTGGCTCAACGGTATGAGCTATCGGTGTCAGTGTGGACAATAGGGCGTTATCTCAAGAAATGGGGTTTTACACCACAAAAACCGCTGCGTCGGGCATACGAACAGGATCGCAAGGCAGTGCAGTACTGGTTAGAAACTGAGTATCCCCAGATTTGTCGTAAAGCCCATCAAGAAAAAGCACAAATTCACTGGGGAGACGAAATGGGAGTCCGCTCGGATTATCAAGCAGGACGTTCCTATGGACGAACTGGACAAACGCCAGTTGTGTTAGGGACAGGTAAGCGCTTTAGCTGCAATATGATTTCAACAATTACCAATCGTGGCAAGCTGTACTTCAAGTTATTCACACAACGGTTTGATGCCGCGCTCATGCTTGATTTCCTGCGGCGTTTGATTCGTCAGTGTGACCAAAAGGTGTTTCTGATTGTAGATAGTCATCCTGTGCATCGCTCTCACGTAGTTAAAAGCTGGGTTGAGCGTCATGCCGCTCGCATCCGCCTGTTTTTCTTGCCTTCTTATAGCCCTGAACTAAACCCAAATGAGCTACTCAACCATGATGTTAAAGCCAATGCTGTTGGGCGGCAACGTCCCAGAAATCAAACACAGATGATTAACAACATCCGTAGCTATTTACGTAGCACACAACGTCACCCTAACGTTGTGCAAAACTTCTTCCACGAGAAACACGTTGCTTATGCAGCTGCCTAG
- a CDS encoding heavy metal-responsive transcriptional regulator — MTTVKKTCEQVQPNKLLKIGELAEQTKVAVATIRYYETLGLIEPAHRSESGYRYYTSDAINRVQFIKKAQSLQFSLAEIQQVLGVRRQGNAACPLVRDLLNQKIAQIEEQLYRMKSLNAQLEAYRNRWTDRPLDDPCSQELCSLIEEVADAAHE; from the coding sequence ATGACTACTGTGAAAAAAACTTGTGAGCAGGTACAGCCAAATAAACTTTTAAAGATCGGAGAGCTGGCAGAGCAAACAAAGGTTGCTGTGGCAACCATCCGCTATTACGAAACTTTAGGATTGATAGAACCAGCACACAGAAGTGAAAGTGGCTACCGCTACTACACCAGTGATGCCATCAACCGAGTGCAATTTATCAAGAAGGCTCAATCCTTACAGTTTTCCCTAGCAGAAATTCAGCAAGTGCTCGGTGTTCGCCGTCAAGGGAATGCTGCCTGTCCCCTTGTTCGAGACTTATTGAATCAAAAAATTGCTCAGATAGAAGAGCAACTTTATCGCATGAAGTCGTTGAATGCACAGCTAGAGGCGTATCGAAACCGTTGGACAGACAGACCATTAGACGACCCTTGCAGCCAGGAGCTTTGCAGTTTAATTGAGGAAGTGGCTGATGCAGCGCATGAGTAG
- a CDS encoding thioredoxin family protein, with translation MAKRLIEVFTAGCPLCDETVELVRELACNNCEVQIYDLRSGCTTNECREKVAQYSIHRVPAVVVNGQLAGCCQNQLPVSREALVAAGIGQG, from the coding sequence ATGGCAAAGCGTCTAATTGAAGTTTTCACTGCTGGTTGTCCCTTATGTGATGAAACCGTCGAGCTAGTAAGAGAACTAGCCTGCAATAACTGCGAGGTGCAGATTTACGACCTACGCTCTGGGTGTACCACTAATGAGTGTCGCGAGAAAGTAGCCCAGTACAGTATCCATCGCGTTCCTGCTGTTGTCGTAAATGGTCAACTCGCTGGTTGCTGCCAAAACCAGCTGCCAGTATCTCGCGAAGCACTTGTGGCTGCTGGCATTGGGCAAGGATAG
- a CDS encoding MerR family DNA-binding protein translates to MKVKEGLLIGELSRQVGIPVGTIRYYERLGLLSPPLRTQSQYRVYSQAAQERLRFIQKAKRFGLSLDEIKKLIDLSASGVPPCASLKVMVKQHLNDLDRWIQEMVALRQELASRYEQIDALLPDSSTALTKVSYDSKICGLIERDNS, encoded by the coding sequence ATGAAAGTGAAAGAAGGCTTGTTGATAGGCGAGTTAAGCCGTCAGGTAGGCATACCCGTTGGGACAATTCGCTATTACGAACGTTTGGGACTGCTCAGCCCACCATTAAGAACACAGTCACAATACCGTGTCTACTCCCAAGCAGCCCAGGAGCGTCTGCGATTCATCCAAAAAGCCAAACGCTTCGGGCTTTCCCTGGATGAGATCAAAAAGCTGATCGATCTCAGTGCTTCTGGAGTTCCCCCTTGTGCAAGTCTCAAAGTAATGGTTAAGCAACACCTCAATGACTTAGATCGTTGGATTCAGGAGATGGTTGCACTCCGCCAGGAATTAGCTAGTCGGTATGAGCAAATTGATGCACTCCTTCCCGATTCATCTACTGCACTAACTAAGGTGAGTTATGACAGCAAGATCTGCGGACTAATTGAGCGAGACAACAGCTAA
- a CDS encoding transposase — MREITKPSTAKCNLDTYTLFLLAEPKYAGCNRLSEILKHVSHDSVNRFLLRERYQPKDLFEEIKPHIQLVGGTLSCDDTVIDKPYSEPNLAELIGYFWSGKHHRIVKGLHLITLYYTDASAKSIPVNYRIYDKREGLTKNDYFRVMITEVLAWGLQPETVTGDAWYSALENLKFLKNREVGFLMGIAKNRKVSTDGKNYTQVQNLEIPDQGLVIHLKNFGRVKVFRRIFKNEAERYYITYLPNSDATEQVSRQEFNESHSIHWGIECYHRALKQLCGVSRFMVRTSEAIKTHIFCSIRAFTKLELMRAEELIENWYELQKNLYLQVAREFILEHLQQKLEVNLHNQSFVNA, encoded by the coding sequence ATCAGAGAGATTACAAAACCATCTACAGCCAAATGCAACCTCGACACTTATACCTTATTCCTGTTAGCTGAACCTAAGTACGCAGGCTGCAACCGCTTGTCAGAAATTCTTAAGCACGTCTCACACGACAGCGTCAATCGCTTCTTGTTAAGGGAAAGATATCAACCTAAAGACTTGTTTGAAGAGATAAAACCACACATTCAATTGGTGGGCGGCACTTTAAGCTGTGACGATACCGTTATTGATAAACCTTATAGTGAGCCAAATTTAGCTGAACTAATTGGATACTTTTGGTCAGGAAAACATCATCGAATTGTTAAAGGGCTTCACCTCATTACCCTGTATTACACCGACGCATCAGCTAAGTCTATCCCAGTTAATTATCGGATCTACGATAAGCGGGAGGGTTTGACAAAAAACGATTACTTTCGAGTAATGATTACGGAGGTTTTGGCTTGGGGCTTGCAGCCAGAAACGGTAACTGGTGATGCTTGGTATTCAGCCCTTGAAAATCTGAAATTCTTGAAAAACCGGGAAGTAGGATTTCTCATGGGTATTGCCAAAAATCGAAAAGTCTCAACTGATGGTAAAAATTACACCCAGGTACAAAATTTGGAAATTCCTGACCAAGGTTTGGTAATACATCTGAAAAACTTTGGGCGCGTCAAAGTATTTCGGAGGATATTCAAAAACGAAGCCGAGAGATACTACATTACATACCTACCTAATTCAGATGCTACCGAACAAGTTAGCCGACAGGAATTCAATGAGTCGCACTCAATCCATTGGGGAATTGAATGCTATCACCGAGCCTTGAAACAACTGTGTGGAGTTTCGCGGTTTATGGTCAGAACAAGTGAGGCTATTAAAACTCACATTTTTTGTTCAATCCGAGCCTTTACTAAGTTAGAGTTAATGCGAGCTGAAGAACTAATTGAAAACTGGTACGAATTACAAAAGAATTTGTACCTACAGGTGGCAAGGGAATTCATTCTAGAACACCTCCAGCAGAAACTTGAAGTGAATTTACATAATCAGTCTTTTGTCAATGCGTAA
- a CDS encoding cation transporter — MSDDCCHKKAGEVSKLRKQQSRVLWTVLLINAVMFVVELGAGIRSASLSLTGDSLDMLGDALVYGSSLLVINQGRKAQARSALLKGSIMFLSAVAVFARASYQLFAQTMPEVRAMSAVGLIALFANLLCLFLLTRHRNDNINMSSVWLCSRNDIIANTSVLGAAFFVFLTNSLLPDLVVGLLLTVVFVKSASKVVSQSWRELQQA, encoded by the coding sequence ATGAGTGATGATTGCTGCCACAAGAAGGCTGGCGAAGTGTCCAAACTCAGAAAACAGCAGAGTAGAGTTTTGTGGACCGTTCTGCTCATCAATGCCGTAATGTTTGTGGTGGAATTAGGAGCTGGTATTAGGTCTGCATCACTTTCGCTGACGGGAGATTCGCTCGATATGCTAGGGGATGCGTTGGTTTATGGTAGTAGTCTTTTAGTCATCAACCAAGGGAGGAAGGCTCAAGCAAGGTCGGCACTGCTCAAGGGGAGCATTATGTTTTTGTCAGCTGTGGCTGTCTTCGCCAGAGCCAGCTATCAGCTATTTGCTCAGACAATGCCAGAGGTGAGGGCAATGAGTGCGGTAGGGTTAATAGCCTTGTTTGCCAACTTGCTGTGTCTATTCTTATTGACTAGACACAGAAACGACAATATTAATATGTCCTCGGTATGGCTTTGTTCTCGCAATGATATCATTGCTAACACTTCTGTTCTGGGAGCTGCTTTTTTCGTATTTCTGACAAACTCTTTGCTACCCGATTTAGTTGTCGGACTTCTGCTCACCGTAGTCTTTGTCAAATCAGCTTCTAAAGTTGTTTCTCAGTCTTGGAGAGAATTACAACAAGCCTAA
- a CDS encoding metalloregulator ArsR/SmtB family transcription factor, with protein sequence MTKPKPDDVCQVRCFNIDLVTQVCEAMPGDEVLEEAQILFSALADKSRLKILYALSNNQELCVCDVASMLGVKVAVASHHLRKLRDLKILKYRNDGKLAYYSLKDQRIVEVLYYALGQIAG encoded by the coding sequence GTGACAAAACCAAAACCAGACGATGTCTGTCAGGTGCGGTGTTTTAATATAGACTTGGTAACCCAAGTCTGTGAAGCAATGCCTGGGGACGAGGTTCTGGAAGAAGCTCAAATACTCTTCAGTGCTCTAGCAGACAAGTCACGACTAAAAATCCTCTATGCCCTCAGTAATAATCAAGAGCTTTGCGTCTGTGACGTAGCATCAATGCTTGGGGTTAAGGTAGCAGTTGCCTCCCACCATCTGCGAAAACTGCGAGACCTCAAGATACTCAAGTACAGAAATGATGGCAAACTTGCCTACTACTCACTAAAAGACCAACGTATTGTAGAAGTTCTCTATTATGCACTCGGGCAAATAGCAGGCTAG
- a CDS encoding LuxR C-terminal-related transcriptional regulator: MNSPLLLTKFHIPLLGSALVKRNRLIEQLNQGIGSKLILISAPAGFGKTTLLSEWSHQAVMPVGWLSLDEADNDPSRFWAYFVTALQQFHRKVGESTLSMLRSTEPASFESCLIPLINDLTELEDDLALVLDDYHLIAARPIHEGLTFLLEHLPLQLHMAIASRADPPLPIARLRGRAQLMEIRATELRFTVAEATAFINQSMKLNNLSKEQVEAIQARTEGWIAGLQLAVLSIRDARDISTLIASLKGTQRYILDYLVEEVLERQPKPIQSFLLCTSILEQMCGALCKAVVGKDFAVNGTKILEHLERCNLFVVPLDSERQWYRYHHLFRELLYHRLSHAAPERVSEYHRRAAQWYEQQGLVIEAIPHAIAAGDFDWAADLIEREVQSTENPRVEAVMLLKWLEILPHKLVETRPWLLLSHAWALYSLGQLEAAVVAVQNIESLLKQQPNSKAINTKMLWGLVTAVKGMQARQQGAMSESIALLEQALQLLPQDNSWMRATILLNLGVTYFHFDYFQPAQRLLPEVTKSGQSRGIADPAIAGLYLQAQFLALRGRLDRAIILCQQGVDLAKERNWLATYAGIMVQVAMGELLRERNRLEEAAGHLTECIERSTQTRQPGAMMGYITLARVRQAQGNIQAAWSAIGAAEQLPTWLWPTILSVAACKVRLHLAQGNLESALAWAEDSGLGVDDELHYSFTQQHPSGSELDYLTLVRVLLARGRAANASQPYLDDAMRLSLRLYDFAKAGGRNARVMEALMLQALVWQAWGERERSLDVLERALLIPHTGDYIRLFVDEGKPMMELLQYAASRRMHQNYVSCLLAAFGSVEGKVYTTVQPLIEPLTDRELEVLRYLATGLSNQALADKLFVSLAAIKWHARNIYSKLNVENRTQAVTRARELGILE, from the coding sequence ATGAATAGCCCCCTGTTATTGACAAAGTTTCATATTCCGCTCCTGGGCTCTGCCCTAGTGAAGCGCAATCGATTAATCGAGCAATTGAATCAGGGCATAGGCAGCAAGTTAATTCTGATTTCGGCTCCGGCTGGCTTTGGTAAGACAACATTATTGAGCGAGTGGTCGCATCAAGCGGTAATGCCTGTAGGTTGGCTATCTCTGGATGAAGCTGACAATGACCCCTCACGATTCTGGGCTTACTTTGTTACTGCCCTACAACAGTTTCATCGCAAAGTTGGAGAATCTACTCTCTCCATGCTCCGCTCAACGGAACCCGCCTCGTTCGAGTCTTGCTTGATTCCGTTGATTAACGATCTTACCGAGCTTGAAGACGATCTAGCCTTAGTTTTGGATGACTATCACCTGATTGCAGCTCGTCCAATTCATGAGGGACTAACTTTTTTGCTGGAGCACCTGCCGCTCCAACTCCACATGGCGATCGCCAGCCGCGCCGATCCGCCTTTGCCAATAGCTCGACTGCGCGGACGCGCTCAACTGATGGAAATACGAGCTACCGAGCTGCGCTTCACAGTTGCAGAGGCAACTGCATTCATCAATCAATCGATGAAGCTAAATAATCTATCCAAAGAGCAGGTGGAAGCAATCCAAGCGCGAACGGAGGGATGGATTGCGGGGTTGCAGTTAGCGGTGCTATCAATTCGCGATGCCCGAGACATTTCGACCTTGATCGCATCGTTGAAAGGAACTCAGCGTTACATCCTAGATTATTTGGTTGAGGAGGTGCTAGAGCGCCAGCCTAAACCTATCCAGTCTTTTCTATTATGCACCTCCATCTTGGAGCAGATGTGCGGTGCTCTTTGCAAAGCGGTTGTGGGAAAAGATTTTGCAGTTAATGGAACAAAAATTTTAGAACATTTAGAACGCTGCAACCTATTTGTAGTACCCTTGGACAGCGAGCGCCAGTGGTATCGGTATCACCATCTATTTCGGGAACTGCTTTATCATCGCTTAAGCCATGCCGCGCCAGAGCGAGTATCGGAGTATCACCGCCGCGCTGCCCAATGGTACGAGCAACAGGGATTGGTCATAGAGGCAATCCCTCACGCGATCGCGGCTGGAGATTTCGATTGGGCAGCAGATTTAATCGAACGAGAAGTACAAAGCACTGAAAATCCCCGTGTTGAGGCTGTAATGTTGCTAAAGTGGCTGGAGATACTGCCACACAAGTTAGTCGAGACTCGACCGTGGTTGTTGCTCTCTCATGCATGGGCGCTTTATTCTTTGGGGCAACTTGAAGCCGCAGTAGTGGCAGTGCAAAATATTGAATCTCTGCTGAAACAACAACCCAATTCAAAGGCTATCAACACCAAGATGCTATGGGGACTGGTGACTGCCGTTAAAGGAATGCAAGCACGACAGCAGGGAGCGATGTCTGAATCGATCGCCCTGCTGGAGCAAGCCTTACAGCTATTACCCCAAGATAACTCCTGGATGCGGGCGACGATCCTACTAAATTTAGGTGTCACCTACTTCCATTTTGACTACTTCCAGCCAGCTCAACGGCTGCTTCCCGAAGTCACAAAGAGCGGTCAAAGCAGAGGTATTGCCGATCCAGCGATCGCGGGTTTGTATTTGCAGGCGCAGTTTCTTGCTTTGCGGGGTCGCCTCGATCGGGCAATTATTCTTTGCCAGCAAGGGGTTGACTTGGCAAAGGAGAGAAATTGGTTGGCAACCTATGCCGGAATCATGGTGCAGGTAGCAATGGGGGAGCTGCTGCGAGAACGGAATCGACTGGAGGAAGCAGCTGGGCACTTAACCGAGTGCATCGAACGCAGCACCCAAACTCGACAGCCAGGTGCAATGATGGGCTACATTACCCTGGCCAGAGTGCGTCAGGCTCAAGGAAACATCCAGGCAGCTTGGTCAGCAATTGGGGCAGCCGAGCAGCTTCCGACTTGGCTATGGCCAACTATTCTGTCGGTTGCAGCTTGCAAGGTGAGATTGCACTTAGCTCAAGGGAATTTGGAGTCAGCGCTCGCCTGGGCAGAAGATAGCGGGCTAGGTGTAGATGACGAACTTCACTATAGTTTTACCCAGCAGCACCCATCTGGTTCGGAGCTAGATTACCTGACTTTGGTAAGAGTGCTGCTTGCCCGTGGTAGAGCAGCGAATGCATCCCAGCCATACCTAGATGATGCCATGCGACTGTCGCTCCGACTGTACGATTTTGCTAAAGCAGGAGGGCGAAACGCACGAGTGATGGAGGCTTTGATGCTGCAAGCTTTGGTGTGGCAAGCTTGGGGAGAGCGAGAGCGATCGCTTGACGTGCTGGAGCGAGCATTGCTTATCCCTCATACTGGGGATTACATCCGTCTGTTTGTGGATGAAGGCAAGCCGATGATGGAGTTACTACAATATGCTGCCTCCAGAAGGATGCATCAAAATTATGTGAGTTGTTTGTTAGCAGCTTTTGGCTCGGTTGAGGGGAAAGTATATACTACAGTACAGCCACTGATTGAACCGTTGACCGACCGAGAGCTTGAGGTTCTGCGCTACTTAGCGACCGGTCTTTCCAATCAAGCGCTCGCAGACAAACTCTTCGTCAGCCTTGCTGCCATCAAATGGCACGCTCGCAACATCTACAGCAAGCTAAATGTGGAAAATCGCACTCAAGCAGTGACCAGAGCCAGGGAACTAGGGATTTTAGAGTAA